The nucleotide sequence TCATCAAACGGAGCCCCGTCATCGCTTTCACCATAGAGTTTTTCCAACAGATTCACGCCACTGAGCCTATGGACTTTGTGACAAAGGCTGTCCATCGTCTGCCGGAAATGCCGATCACTATGGTAAAAAACCCGTCCCATCTGATAGTACTGACTCCCCTGACCGGCATACATGAACACACACTTTTGCGGTGTTGCCGCTATCGGCCCGGTTAATTGACTCTGCATCGGCCTGGCCGCCTGAACCGTTGTGGGCTCAGGAGAGACTAAAGGCGCAGGGCGCGCTTCACCGCTCGGCATCGGATCGGCGGCAATACGCTGGTGGAGTTTCGTCAACACATCTCCGGGGCCGACTTCCATGAAATCCTCATAGCCTTGAGCCAGCAACCAGGAGATCGACTCATACCAACGAACCGGGCTGGAAATTTGCCGGGTCAACAGTGTCTGATACCCCGTCGAGGGATAAGCCCTGGCCGTGACATTAGACATCACGGGAACAACCAAGGGATGAAAAGTAAATTCAGCCAGGAAAGCGGCAAATTCCCGCTCAATGTCCACCATGCCGCGGGAATGGAACGCCGCACTGACATTCAATTGGACAACGCGTGCGCCGGCATCAAGAAAACGCCGTTCCAACTCCGGCGCCAGTACCTCGTCATAATCTCCCGAGATAATGCACTGCTGGCGGGAGTTGATATTGGCTATATCCACATGCTGAAAGCCGCTATCGGCCAAAATACGCTCAACCTCATCCAGATTAATTTCCAGCAATGCGACCATTGCTCCCTTCGGAGCCTGGCTCATCAGTTGACCACGTTTTTGTACCAGCCGAAGCCCGGTAATAAAGTCAAAAGCGCCGGCGGCAAACAGCGCGTTGTATTCACCCAGACTGTGTCCGGCCAGAAAATCCGGCGCCGCCGCTCCACGGGCCTTGCGCTCTAAATAGGTCAGCGCATTCACGGTATACAATGCCGGTTGGGTATACTGCGTCTGGTTGAGAACCCGCTGAGGATCTTTCACACACAGGTTGGCAATGTCATACCCGAGAACCTGATTGGCCTGAGCAACCAGCTCTGGGTAGTGCTCGAATAGGTCATAACCCATCGTACGATATTGCGAGCCCTGCCCTGGAAAGGTATAGACTGTCTTCATAAATTTCCCCGCTGTACTATTTATCATCTCTGCCATCTCTGCCATCTCTGCCAGACCGCGTTCTGTCAGCAGATCACCGCCGTCTGCGCGCTGCGCGGGCGGGATACGCCTGCTCAGCGCGTCACTAAGAAGATAAAGAATGGCTTGTTATCAAACCGATTTGTCGTGACAACATCAATGCGGCTTCCTGCATCAACATTTCCCCGATTTCATCAACATGGCGAGCACGCCAGCTTTCATAGACAGAGCCTTTCACCCACTGATTGAACGCGCCCAGAGCCGGCCCGCAATGCACCTGATAATCGACTTGATTTTCCCGATCGCCAGCCAGCGCCAGGCGCGAGCTATAGGCAAAATACCAGCGAAATACCGCGGCCATTTTCCGTTTGGGATGTTCTTCTATTTTCGCCAACATCTGGGGACGGTTCGCCTGATAATATTGCCGGACGTCTTGCCAGACATCGGATAGCGGGCGTTTAAAGTACTTGTCTTCGAGCTGCTTTTTAACGACCTGTGGTATCGCTTCCAGCGAAGCATATTGTTGATACAGCTGATAAAGCTTATTAGCCCGGGATGGGAAAAACACGCCGCGCCGGAGCACCTGAACTTTGGCGCCCTGTTCAAACATATCTCCGGCCGGGGCATAGTCGGTATCCTGAATATTGATGCTTTGCAGTAAATCCTTCACCTCATCGCTGGTAGCCGCTTCCACCGAGCACTGATTCACGGAGCCGGTGACAATAAAATCAGCACCAAGCATAAAAGCAGCCATCACCGCTTCCGGCGTACCGATTCCCCCTGCGGCACCGACCCTGATCGGCTTTTGGTATCGCTGCCGGGCCGAAACATCCCGGCAAAGCCGGGAAATAGCCGGGAACAGGACATACGCATTACCCTGATCGGTGTGGCCTGCCGAATCAGACTCGACGCATATATCCTGAGCCATCGGCACCAAAGGAGCCAGTTCAGCCTCCTGCTCGGTAATCACCCCTTGCTGACATAACCCGGCGACCAGCTCAGGCGGCGCCGGGTGGGCAAAAACGTCAGCGACTTCGGGGCGTGACACTTTCGCCATCAGCGTATTGGGAATGATAATTCGTTGGTCGTCTCCCCGGTGAACGCCACTCAACCGGTAACGAACCAACGCCGGGGTAATCGCAATATAGGCAGCCGCTTCAATAAAACGAACGCCATGAGTCAGAAACAGCTCGACCCGCTGCATTTCCTTTGCCGGGAAATCATAATCCGCCAGCAGATTCATGCCGAAAGATTCTCCGCTCAAATCAGATTGAATCCCTAAAATCGCGTCTTCCAGAACACCAAGACTCACGCCACCTGAACCGAAAAAACTCATCATTCCGGCACGAGCCATCGCCACAACCAGCTTGCGGGAAGCAATCCCCTGATACATCGCACCGCTGACATAGGCATATTTAATCCCATAATCCTGACGAAACGCCGTACTTCCCAACTGTTCGGCCTGAACAAGCGGCCCTTGCCGGCTGCCTCCCCCCTGAAGGGGCAGGCTTACACCACGTTCAGTCCGTGTCGTTTGTCCCAAATGTGTCATCCTCTCCCTCGCATCCATTCAGTCAGTCCAGAAAGCCTTAACACTAGAAAGAAGCGTCACCTTTCATATCAAAGGCGGGATAGTCAGGAAAATCGGTTGTCGAGGGATACTTACTAAACGTCATCACCTCCCGACCATTTGTCAAAACGGTGTCGCTACCCCGTAGTTCAAACTCATAACTGACGTAACTTTGTCCTTCCCCCCAGAGATTACTGTAGGTTCTGGTATTAAACGTCGTCCGCAAGCGGTCTGGCGATATCGCAGCCAGCGCGTTTGATTCATAGTTAATAATGATTTCTCTCGGTTTATGGAAATCACTGGTTACCAGAATGTTGTAGCTCCCGTAGTACATCTGGTTCAGCGGTGTCGCCGTTTCGCCACGATGGTTGCCAGCCAGTGGAATCCCATTACTATCGAGAACCGAAATGTAGAAACCACCATCACGGGCAATCCAGCCTTCGGTGGGTAAGTTCATCCCGGCCAGCGAATACAGTCGATAATGACCATCCGGGTTACCGGTGTAGGTCTTCAGCTCAATTCGTTTCTGTGCGACCAGCGCCTTCACATCAATGCCGAATTCGCGATTAAAATAACTAATCGCGTCTTCTCTTTTTTGCGCTACTTCGCTGTCACTCAGCCCCATAATGTGGGTGTAGAAATAATCACTGCTGCATAACGTTCCCTGACACCCAGATACGCCAGGGAATGGTTCAGTCTTCGCAATATCTAGAGCGCCGGTTCCCATAAAAACCAGTACCTGCTTAAACCCCATAGGTTTAGATAAACGTGCATCGGCATGCGTATTGCTTGCCATCAACGCCAGCGAGAAGACAGCGATGGCAGCGGCTTTTCGTTTAAATTTATGTAACATCATAGATAGGCTCCTTGTGGTGTTTCATTCATAACTAGCTGATTAGTTAGTTATAAATAGTCTTTTAGTTCCTTAAGACCCTCAGGCGTTAAACATCCAAGACCGCCAGGGCCGCTATACCCTCTGGCGACAAACGTTCCGCCAGCCTTTCCGGGACGGGAATGTCGTCCACTTTCAGCTCCGGCTGTTCCACCATCATGTCCAGCAAGACCAGCAGGTGGTCGGCAAGCAGTGGGA is from Dickeya dianthicola NCPPB 453 and encodes:
- a CDS encoding PfaD family polyunsaturated fatty acid/polyketide biosynthesis protein, translating into MTHLGQTTRTERGVSLPLQGGGSRQGPLVQAEQLGSTAFRQDYGIKYAYVSGAMYQGIASRKLVVAMARAGMMSFFGSGGVSLGVLEDAILGIQSDLSGESFGMNLLADYDFPAKEMQRVELFLTHGVRFIEAAAYIAITPALVRYRLSGVHRGDDQRIIIPNTLMAKVSRPEVADVFAHPAPPELVAGLCQQGVITEQEAELAPLVPMAQDICVESDSAGHTDQGNAYVLFPAISRLCRDVSARQRYQKPIRVGAAGGIGTPEAVMAAFMLGADFIVTGSVNQCSVEAATSDEVKDLLQSINIQDTDYAPAGDMFEQGAKVQVLRRGVFFPSRANKLYQLYQQYASLEAIPQVVKKQLEDKYFKRPLSDVWQDVRQYYQANRPQMLAKIEEHPKRKMAAVFRWYFAYSSRLALAGDRENQVDYQVHCGPALGAFNQWVKGSVYESWRARHVDEIGEMLMQEAALMLSRQIGLITSHSLSS
- the fabD gene encoding ACP S-malonyltransferase codes for the protein MKTVYTFPGQGSQYRTMGYDLFEHYPELVAQANQVLGYDIANLCVKDPQRVLNQTQYTQPALYTVNALTYLERKARGAAAPDFLAGHSLGEYNALFAAGAFDFITGLRLVQKRGQLMSQAPKGAMVALLEINLDEVERILADSGFQHVDIANINSRQQCIISGDYDEVLAPELERRFLDAGARVVQLNVSAAFHSRGMVDIEREFAAFLAEFTFHPLVVPVMSNVTARAYPSTGYQTLLTRQISSPVRWYESISWLLAQGYEDFMEVGPGDVLTKLHQRIAADPMPSGEARPAPLVSPEPTTVQAARPMQSQLTGPIAATPQKCVFMYAGQGSQYYQMGRVFYHSDRHFRQTMDSLCHKVHRLSGVNLLEKLYGESDDGAPFDDIRYTHPALFCLGYSLTQMLIARGIQPTAVVGHSLGEYIAAVVAGMLRLDDALRLVVEQARLLVQSAPEGGLVVVLASPDIFYRCADVFSRCTLAGVNFDNNFFISGDLAAITDVKQKLADKGILSVTLPVRYGFHSQAIEAIKPAYQKLLHNTPVFTPAIPLYSSVLGRSVGALEPADAHAYLWQIVRDKIDFSALARSTVTAMKDHFFIDVSATGSLSNFLKYSKGIDCQHGYVLNQFGDGMKSLEYLLSQLKA